In Dermacentor variabilis isolate Ectoservices chromosome 7, ASM5094787v1, whole genome shotgun sequence, a genomic segment contains:
- the LOC142587766 gene encoding amblin-like isoform X1, producing the protein MKHAFKLLVFAVTAFNVFVLFTSLAASNTAPKYCLRPKAPGSTCGGGPFTSWYFDSNSRACKAFIFGGCNGNLNRFSSERQCQRWCLPGIPENPVCSLDQVQGHGIGRFFAWSCDSKVNYCRVFLYGGWGGNSNNFGSCFECMNRCSGNEYAAQICHILNYNNMVYSYKGLQFSFPGIK; encoded by the exons ATGAAGCATGCATTCAAATTATTAGTTTTCGCCGTCACTGCCTTCAACGTCTTCG TTTTATTTACTTCCCTAGCGGCAAGTAACACAGCACCCAAATATTGCTTGAGGCCGAAAGCGCCTGGCAGCACATGTGGGGGAGGCCCGTTTACATCGTGGTATTTCGATTCCAACAGCCGTGCATGCAAGGCTTTCATCTTCGGTGGATGCAACGGGAACCTGAACAGGTTTTCTTCCGAGAGGCAGTGTCAGCGATGGTGCTTAC CTGGAATTCCAGAGAATCCGGTGTGTAGCTTGGATCAAGTTCAAGGACACGGCATAGGCCGCTTCTTTGCCTGGTCATGTGACTCCAAAGTAAACTATTGTCGTGTATTTCTGTACGGTGGATGGGGCGGCAATTCTAACAACTTTGGAAGTTGTTTTGAGTGCATGAACAGATGCAGTG GAAATGAATACGCTGCTCAAATCTGCCATATTCTGAATTATAATAACATGGTTTACTCATACAAAGGACTTCAATTCAGCTTTCCTGGAATTAAATGA
- the LOC142587766 gene encoding kappaPI-actitoxin-Ael3a-like isoform X2 gives MKHAFKLLVFAVTAFNVFAGIPENPVCSLDQVQGHGIGRFFAWSCDSKVNYCRVFLYGGWGGNSNNFGSCFECMNRCSGNEYAAQICHILNYNNMVYSYKGLQFSFPGIK, from the exons ATGAAGCATGCATTCAAATTATTAGTTTTCGCCGTCACTGCCTTCAACGTCTTCG CTGGAATTCCAGAGAATCCGGTGTGTAGCTTGGATCAAGTTCAAGGACACGGCATAGGCCGCTTCTTTGCCTGGTCATGTGACTCCAAAGTAAACTATTGTCGTGTATTTCTGTACGGTGGATGGGGCGGCAATTCTAACAACTTTGGAAGTTGTTTTGAGTGCATGAACAGATGCAGTG GAAATGAATACGCTGCTCAAATCTGCCATATTCTGAATTATAATAACATGGTTTACTCATACAAAGGACTTCAATTCAGCTTTCCTGGAATTAAATGA